Within the Solanum stenotomum isolate F172 unplaced genomic scaffold, ASM1918654v1 scaffold34168, whole genome shotgun sequence genome, the region TTTCCTACAAAATTATGCAGGAAGCGAAAGCTGCTGGTTGTCGTTCGTCTGCCGAAGTTGATAGATACTTAGAAAGGAAAAGGAAGAAGGAAGTTGAAGAAGGTGTTCCGAGAAAAGGAAGTTCTCAGATTGGCCCAGTGATCCAGGAAAGCCTGAACATACCTGCTTCTTCTGAGTCACTTGGAATACATTCAAATAGAAAACCTTGTAGCCAGGCGATTTTGAGTTCCGACACCGATTCAGGTGTTCCAGCTTTTTCTGCAGGAGAACTGTTATCTGAACCAGTAAGTTTTCAGATTACTgttttttaaatgaattcttCAGCAACTATGACTTGTTCTATTTCTTAGACTTGTGTCTAGGACTCATTAAATGGAACAGTTCAATTTAAATGGTGATGGAACCAGTGGCACAGCGTTTGTACGCGCACACACATGGAAtagccccccccccccacacacacacaaaagTTGTTCGGCctcaaatttatataaagtGCACAGTAGTTTTGAGAAAAAGTAAAGCCTTGCAATTTCATTGTCCCACATACAAGTCGAGCTGTGATAATAGACCAATGACTTGGTAaccactttcttctttttctttgttttaaacCAGATGCTTCTTATCCTGTTTTCAAAGTTTTCATTGTTGATTTAGCCATACACTTCACATGTTTCAAGTCAAGTTGTGAT harbors:
- the LOC125852359 gene encoding transcriptional adapter ADA2b-like — translated: MQEAKAAGCRSSAEVDRYLERKRKKEVEEGVPRKGSSQIGPVIQESLNIPASSESLGIHSNRKPCSQAILSSDTDSGVPAFSAGELLSEPEKQLCREIRLSPHHYLRMQEVLTVQIYSGNITRKSDAYPLFQIEATKVDRVYDMLLKKGVAPL